A window of Mucilaginibacter paludis DSM 18603 contains these coding sequences:
- a CDS encoding aconitate hydratase, translating to MAFDLDMIKKVYASLGSRVEAARNTVGKPLTLTEKILYTHLTEGAATHAYSRGVDYVDFAPDRVAMQDATAQMALLQFMQAGRPQVAVPSTVHCDHLIQAKIGADKDLSTAKDQNKEVYDFLASVSDKYGIGFWKPGAGIIHQVVLENYAFPGGMMIGTDSHTPNAGGLGMVAIGVGGADACDVMAGLPWELKFPKLIGVKLTGKMSGWTSAKDIILRVAGILTVKGGTGAIVEYFGEGAQSLSATGKGTICNMGAEIGATTSIFGYDTKSEAYLRGTERGDIADLANAVKEHLTGDPEVYANPELYFDQVIEINLSELEPHVNGPFTPDLAWPISKFAQAVKENNWPTKLEVGLIGSCTNSSYEDITRAASIASQAISKNIKTSAEFTITPGSELVRYTVERDGYLKTFESMGGVVLANACGPCIGQWARHTDDPSRKNSIITSFNRNFAKRQDGNPNTHAFVASPEIVTAFAIAGDLTFNPLTDYLTNNDGEQVKFDEPMGIELPVKGFAVEDAGYQAPAEDGSTVEVKVDPKSTRLQLLDPFAAWEGTDILGLKLLIKAKGKCTTDHISMAGPWLKFRGHLDNISNNMLIGAINYFNDKADTVKNELTGEYGPVPATQRDYKAHGIGSIVVGDENYGEGSSREHAAMEPRHLGVRAILVKSFARIHETNLKKQGMLGLTFANPADYDKILEDDTFDIIGLQDFTPGKPLHIVIHHKGGLTDTIEVNHTYNAQQIEWFKAGGALNIIRRQQHA from the coding sequence ATGGCTTTTGATTTAGATATGATTAAAAAGGTTTACGCCAGCCTCGGCAGTCGCGTCGAAGCAGCCCGTAACACGGTAGGTAAACCCCTTACTCTTACTGAGAAAATTTTATACACCCACCTTACCGAAGGCGCAGCTACACATGCTTACAGCCGTGGTGTTGATTATGTAGATTTTGCACCAGACCGCGTTGCCATGCAGGATGCTACGGCGCAAATGGCGCTTTTGCAATTTATGCAAGCAGGCCGCCCGCAAGTAGCCGTACCATCAACCGTACATTGCGACCACCTGATACAGGCTAAAATTGGTGCCGATAAGGATTTGAGCACAGCGAAAGATCAAAATAAAGAAGTTTATGATTTTCTGGCCTCGGTGTCGGATAAATATGGTATCGGTTTCTGGAAACCGGGTGCAGGTATTATACACCAGGTGGTTTTAGAAAATTACGCTTTTCCGGGCGGAATGATGATCGGTACCGATTCGCACACGCCTAACGCGGGTGGTTTGGGTATGGTTGCCATTGGTGTTGGCGGTGCCGATGCCTGCGACGTAATGGCCGGATTGCCCTGGGAACTTAAATTCCCTAAGCTGATTGGTGTAAAATTAACCGGAAAAATGAGCGGCTGGACATCGGCTAAAGATATTATTCTGCGTGTGGCAGGTATCCTGACTGTAAAGGGTGGTACCGGCGCTATTGTAGAGTATTTTGGCGAAGGTGCACAATCGTTATCGGCAACTGGTAAAGGTACCATTTGTAATATGGGTGCCGAAATTGGCGCTACTACTTCTATTTTTGGTTATGATACCAAATCTGAAGCTTACCTGCGCGGTACTGAACGTGGCGATATTGCTGACTTAGCTAACGCGGTTAAAGAACACTTAACCGGCGACCCTGAAGTTTACGCTAACCCCGAATTATACTTTGACCAGGTTATTGAAATTAACCTGAGCGAGCTGGAGCCGCATGTAAACGGCCCCTTCACACCGGATTTGGCTTGGCCTATTTCAAAATTTGCGCAAGCAGTTAAAGAAAACAACTGGCCTACTAAATTAGAAGTTGGTTTGATAGGCTCATGTACCAACTCATCTTATGAGGATATTACCCGCGCGGCTTCTATAGCCAGCCAGGCCATCAGCAAAAACATCAAAACATCGGCCGAGTTTACCATTACACCGGGTTCTGAGCTGGTACGCTATACCGTTGAACGCGATGGCTACCTTAAAACTTTTGAAAGCATGGGCGGCGTTGTATTGGCTAATGCCTGCGGCCCTTGTATTGGCCAATGGGCTCGTCATACCGATGACCCTTCGCGCAAAAACTCGATCATTACTTCGTTTAACCGTAACTTTGCCAAACGCCAGGATGGTAACCCCAATACCCACGCGTTTGTGGCTTCGCCGGAGATCGTAACTGCTTTTGCCATTGCCGGCGATTTAACTTTTAACCCGCTTACCGATTATTTAACCAATAACGATGGCGAGCAAGTTAAATTTGATGAGCCTATGGGTATTGAATTACCTGTTAAAGGTTTTGCGGTAGAGGATGCCGGTTATCAGGCCCCTGCCGAAGATGGCAGCACTGTTGAAGTGAAGGTTGATCCTAAATCAACCCGCCTGCAACTGCTTGATCCGTTTGCTGCCTGGGAAGGTACCGATATTTTAGGTTTGAAGTTGCTGATCAAAGCTAAGGGCAAATGTACTACCGACCATATATCGATGGCCGGCCCATGGTTAAAGTTCCGTGGCCACCTGGATAACATATCAAACAACATGTTAATTGGTGCCATCAACTATTTTAACGACAAGGCTGATACCGTTAAAAATGAATTAACCGGCGAATACGGACCAGTACCGGCTACACAGCGCGATTACAAGGCCCATGGCATCGGATCGATCGTAGTGGGCGATGAAAACTATGGCGAAGGTTCATCACGTGAGCACGCGGCTATGGAGCCCCGTCACCTTGGTGTTAGAGCTATCCTGGTAAAATCGTTTGCACGGATACACGAAACCAACCTTAAAAAACAAGGTATGCTGGGCCTAACCTTTGCAAACCCTGCCGATTACGATAAAATATTAGAAGATGATACTTTTGATATTATCGGCTTACAGGATTTTACTCCTGGCAAACCTTTGCATATTGTGATACACCATAAAGGCGGCTTAACCGATACCATCGAAGTAAACCATACTTACAATGCACAGCAAATCGAGTGGTTTAAAGCCGGTGGCGCTTTAAACATCATCCGCAGGCAACAACATGCTTAA
- a CDS encoding transposase, with protein sequence MPVRIIIEPVSEELKARRIANTEKYNKKKGSTTSKGFKERAGFNFIVTNLVSEKYSAELIQKLYHLRWQIELVFKAWKSFLKIHTFPKGSSDRITSILYSKLIWAVLSWKICMAIGKIGQISVLKVHRLIASTKEELRAQLLGICSKWLALLEKLNLKHLSKEHRKHRLKIEEIVISI encoded by the coding sequence ATGCCGGTAAGGATAATAATAGAACCGGTAAGTGAAGAGCTCAAGGCAAGGCGGATAGCCAATACTGAAAAGTACAATAAAAAGAAAGGCAGTACCACCAGTAAGGGATTCAAAGAGCGGGCAGGGTTTAACTTTATTGTTACCAACCTGGTGAGCGAAAAATATAGCGCTGAATTGATCCAAAAGTTATATCACCTGCGATGGCAGATAGAATTGGTTTTTAAAGCATGGAAGTCGTTTTTAAAGATACACACGTTCCCCAAAGGAAGTTCGGATCGTATAACCAGTATATTATACAGTAAGTTGATCTGGGCAGTTTTGAGTTGGAAAATATGCATGGCTATCGGTAAGATAGGTCAAATTAGTGTTTTAAAGGTGCATCGACTAATCGCTTCTACGAAAGAAGAATTGCGAGCGCAGCTTTTAGGGATATGCTCAAAGTGGTTAGCTCTGTTGGAGAAATTAAACTTAAAGCACCTTTCAAAAGAGCACAGAAAACATAGGTTAAAAATAGAAGAAATTGTAATAAGTATTTGA
- a CDS encoding ABC transporter permease, with protein sequence MNFASFIASRISFRSKRTFSKLIVRIAIIGIMLGLGVMILSVAIVKGFKSEVREKIRGFAGDIQVAKLDLNASFENSPITANDTFVSRCRANRQLVSIAPFATKNGIIKANNEIEGVVMKGIDEHYNWAFIKAMLVTGTVINFKDPVDAQKQILISQYTANRLKLKVGDDFLMYFVQEPLRKRKFRIVGIFDIGVEEVDKTFVIGDLSLIKRLNNWNDNQIGGYEIRVTDFNQLTNINSAIGNIIPVALRSVTITESYQTIFDWLQLLDVNTRIILILMLLVAVINMISALLIMILERTSMIGMFKAMGATNWTIQKIFLTNAFFLIGFGLLLGNVFGLGLGMLQFKTHLFKLDQASYYMSFVPIQIDWQDIVFLNIGTLVICLLVLIVPSMLVSSISPVKAIRFK encoded by the coding sequence TTGAATTTTGCTTCTTTCATAGCTTCCCGCATTTCGTTCCGCTCCAAGCGTACCTTCTCTAAATTGATAGTGCGCATTGCCATTATTGGTATTATGCTCGGTTTGGGTGTGATGATACTTTCTGTAGCGATAGTGAAGGGTTTTAAAAGCGAGGTGCGCGAGAAGATCCGCGGCTTTGCGGGCGATATCCAGGTTGCCAAGCTCGATTTAAATGCCTCGTTCGAAAACTCGCCCATTACCGCTAACGATACCTTTGTAAGCCGGTGCAGGGCCAACAGGCAGCTGGTGAGCATAGCGCCTTTTGCTACCAAAAACGGCATCATCAAGGCCAATAACGAAATTGAAGGCGTGGTGATGAAAGGGATAGATGAGCATTACAACTGGGCTTTTATCAAGGCGATGCTGGTAACGGGCACCGTAATTAACTTTAAAGATCCGGTTGATGCGCAGAAGCAGATCCTGATATCACAATACACCGCTAACCGGTTAAAGCTTAAAGTTGGTGATGATTTTTTAATGTATTTTGTACAGGAGCCTTTACGGAAACGTAAATTCAGGATAGTGGGCATTTTTGATATCGGCGTAGAGGAAGTTGATAAAACCTTTGTGATTGGCGACCTCTCGTTGATTAAAAGGCTCAACAACTGGAACGATAACCAGATTGGTGGCTACGAGATACGGGTGACCGATTTTAACCAGCTAACCAATATTAATTCGGCTATCGGCAATATCATCCCGGTGGCCTTGCGCTCGGTTACCATTACCGAGAGCTACCAAACCATTTTCGACTGGTTGCAGCTATTGGATGTTAACACCCGTATTATATTGATATTGATGTTATTGGTGGCGGTAATTAACATGATATCTGCCCTGCTGATCATGATCCTGGAGCGTACCAGCATGATTGGGATGTTTAAAGCCATGGGCGCCACCAACTGGACCATCCAGAAAATATTTTTAACCAATGCTTTCTTCCTCATCGGCTTCGGCCTTTTGTTAGGTAATGTGTTTGGCCTGGGCCTGGGCATGCTGCAGTTTAAAACACACCTGTTTAAGCTCGACCAGGCATCCTACTACATGAGCTTTGTGCCCATCCAGATCGACTGGCAGGATATTGTGTTCCTTAACATCGGTACACTGGTTATCTGTTTGCTGGTGCTCATTGTTCCGTCAATGCTGGTGAGCAGCATATCGCCGGTTAAGGCCATTAGGTTTAAATAA
- the fmt gene encoding methionyl-tRNA formyltransferase, translating into MKIIFMGTPEFAVASLDALVKAGNNIVAVITAPDKPAGRGQKINESAVKQYAVNNGLKVLQPEKLRNPEFLAELKALQADLQVVVAFRMLPEVVWSMPPKGTINLHASLLPHYRGAAPINWAVINGEKQSGVSTFFLKQEIDTGDILFTESVPISETDTAGDLHDTLMATGAALLVKTVKAIETGDYQEQPQQALAEGIELKHAPKIFKETCEISWLQSTESVYNLIRGLSPYPTAFTVLNGKVFKIFKADKQMSEPGISAGGFLTDQKTFLKFACTDGFICPTDVQLEGKKRMGIEEFLRGVRL; encoded by the coding sequence ATGAAGATAATATTTATGGGCACCCCGGAGTTTGCAGTAGCATCGTTAGATGCGCTGGTTAAGGCGGGCAACAATATAGTGGCTGTAATAACCGCGCCTGATAAACCGGCAGGCAGGGGGCAAAAAATAAACGAATCGGCGGTAAAACAATACGCGGTAAACAACGGCCTCAAAGTTTTGCAACCCGAAAAACTGCGGAACCCCGAATTTTTAGCCGAGCTGAAGGCTTTACAAGCCGACCTGCAGGTGGTAGTAGCCTTCCGGATGCTGCCCGAAGTGGTATGGAGCATGCCGCCCAAAGGCACCATTAACCTGCATGCCTCGTTATTACCGCATTACCGTGGGGCCGCGCCTATTAACTGGGCGGTTATTAATGGCGAAAAACAGAGCGGCGTAAGCACTTTTTTTCTAAAACAGGAAATTGATACCGGCGATATTTTATTTACCGAGAGCGTACCCATTAGCGAAACCGATACCGCCGGCGACCTGCATGATACCCTGATGGCTACCGGAGCCGCCTTATTGGTTAAAACCGTTAAAGCCATTGAAACCGGCGACTACCAGGAACAGCCCCAGCAAGCTTTAGCCGAAGGCATTGAACTGAAACACGCCCCCAAAATATTTAAAGAAACCTGCGAAATAAGCTGGCTGCAATCTACCGAAAGTGTGTATAACCTGATCCGCGGGTTAAGCCCCTATCCTACGGCCTTTACAGTGCTGAACGGCAAAGTATTCAAGATATTTAAGGCCGATAAGCAAATGAGCGAGCCCGGCATATCAGCCGGTGGCTTTTTAACCGACCAGAAAACTTTTTTAAAATTTGCCTGCACCGATGGCTTTATATGCCCCACAGATGTACAACTGG